The following proteins are encoded in a genomic region of Xanthomonas citri pv. mangiferaeindicae:
- a CDS encoding aquaporin Z, with amino-acid sequence MNFKPLVAEFIGTFWLVLGGCGAAVLAASSPGAGIGTLGVSFAFGLSVVTMAYALGSISGGHFNPAITLSCWVAKRITAGRVVPYVIAQTAGSICAAAVLYYVASGSPVFDLSQGFATNGYGAHSPAGYPLEAAIVIEFVLTMLFTVVVLGVTAKPVTAPFAPLAIGLALTLIHLVSIPVTNTSVNPARSTGVALFAAGPALQQLWVFWLVPLVAGAAGGVLHRLVLAPRREL; translated from the coding sequence ATGAACTTCAAACCCCTGGTCGCGGAATTCATCGGTACTTTCTGGCTGGTCCTGGGCGGCTGCGGCGCTGCGGTGTTGGCGGCGTCGTCGCCTGGTGCGGGGATCGGCACCCTTGGTGTGTCGTTCGCGTTTGGCTTGAGCGTCGTAACCATGGCCTATGCCCTGGGCTCGATCTCGGGCGGTCACTTCAACCCTGCGATCACGTTGTCGTGCTGGGTGGCCAAGCGCATCACCGCAGGCCGTGTGGTGCCTTACGTCATCGCGCAAACGGCCGGCTCGATCTGCGCGGCGGCGGTGCTGTACTACGTCGCCAGCGGCAGCCCGGTCTTCGACCTCAGCCAGGGCTTCGCGACTAATGGCTACGGGGCGCATTCGCCCGCCGGCTATCCTCTGGAAGCGGCCATCGTCATCGAGTTCGTGCTGACAATGCTGTTCACCGTGGTGGTACTGGGCGTGACCGCCAAGCCGGTGACCGCGCCGTTCGCGCCACTGGCGATCGGTCTGGCGCTGACCCTGATCCACCTGGTGAGCATTCCGGTCACCAACACTTCGGTCAACCCGGCGCGCAGCACGGGCGTGGCGTTGTTCGCGGCGGGCCCGGCGTTGCAGCAACTGTGGGTGTTCTGGCTGGTGCCGCTGGTGGCCGGCGCGGCGGGGGGTGTGTTGCATCGCCTGGTGCTGGCGCCGCGTCGCGAGCTCTGA